In Harpia harpyja isolate bHarHar1 chromosome Z, bHarHar1 primary haplotype, whole genome shotgun sequence, a single window of DNA contains:
- the LOC128137591 gene encoding cyclin-dependent kinase 4 inhibitor B-like, whose amino-acid sequence MGRAPLAGRRRRQPRAAWGDQGEAAVLCDPRPAARVRPRRARGMARRTSSTVADELANAAARGDLQRLKELLDGAADPNGVNSYGRTPIQVMMLGSPRVAELLLQRGADPNRPDPRTGSLPAHDAARAGFLETLAALHRAGARLDLPDGRGRLPLDVAAGGPHGPVGRYLRHPPPRT is encoded by the exons ATGGGCAGGGCGCCCCTCGCGGGCCGCCGTCGTCGCCAGCCCCGGGCAGCGTGGGGAGACCAAGGAGAGGCTGCAGTTCTCTGCGACCCCCGACCGGCAGCGCGCGTGAGACCGAGGCGAGCCCGGGGCATGGCTCGGCGGACGAGCAGCACGGTCGCGGACGAGCTGGCCAACGCCGCCGCCCGCGGCGACCTGCAGCGCCTGAAGGAGCTGCTGGACGGCGCGGCGGACCCCAACGGCGTCAATTCCTACGGCCGGACCCCCATCCAG GTGATGATGCTGGGCAGCCCGCGGGTGgccgagctgctgctgcagcgcgGAGCCGACCCCAACCGCCCCGACCCGCGCACCGGATCCCTCCCGGCCCACGACGCGGCCCGCGCTGGCTTCCTGGAGACGCTGGCGGCGCTGCACCGCGCCGGGGCGCGCCTCGACCTGCCCGACGGCCGCGGCCGCCTCCCCCTCGAcgtggcggcgggggggccgcACGGACCGGTGGGCCGCTACCTGCGCCACCCACCGCCCCGCACCTAG
- the LOC128137590 gene encoding cyclin-dependent kinase inhibitor 2A-like isoform X1 has protein sequence MEGERADSPVGPRRGGISSAARRGLRRTHDPPDKVHRPLSARPQPAPGPGAGLAHPPRCRLGSGAAPAAAARPAAGLAEAAPREPPAQVMMLGSPRVAELLLQRGADPNRPDPRTGSLPAHDAARAGFLETLAALHRAGARLDLPDGRGRLPLDVAAGGPHGPVGRYLRHPPPVPAAAPGAGTAAVAAAP, from the exons ATGGAGGGTGAGAGGGCCGATTCACCGGTGGGGCCCCGCCGGGGAGGTATTTCTAGCGCGGCACGCCGGGGGCTCCGCCGCACCCATGACCCCCCGGATAAGGTGCACCGTCCGCTTTCGGCGCGCCCGCAGCCTGCGCCGGGCCCGGGCGCTGGCCTGGCGCATCCTCCGCGGTGTCGTCTGGGCTCTGGGGCGGCGCCGGCCGCCGCGGCTCGCCCTGCTGCTGGTCTTGCGGAGGCGGCGCCGCGGGAGCCCCCGGCCCAG GTGATGATGCTGGGCAGCCCGCGGGTGgccgagctgctgctgcagcgcgGAGCCGACCCCAACCGCCCCGACCCGCGCACCGGATCCCTCCCGGCCCACGACGCGGCCCGCGCTGGCTTCCTGGAGACGCTGGCGGCGCTGCACCGCGCCGGGGCGCGCCTCGACCTGCCCGACGGCCGCGGCCGCCTCCCCCTCGAcgtggcggcgggggggccgcACGGACCGGTGGGCCGCTACCTGCGCCACCCGCcgcccgtccccgccgccgcaCCGGGAGCCGGGACGGCCGCGGTGGCGGCTGCGCCCTGA
- the LOC128137590 gene encoding cyclin-dependent kinase 4 inhibitor B-like isoform X2 gives MQGSPRSEGSGDRLCSAAARGDREEVRKLLDAGADPNGTNSFGRTPLQVMMLGSPRVAELLLQRGADPNRPDPRTGSLPAHDAARAGFLETLAALHRAGARLDLPDGRGRLPLDVAAGGPHGPVGRYLRHPPPVPAAAPGAGTAAVAAAP, from the exons ATGCAGGGGTCCCCCCGGAGCGAGGGTTCCGGCGACCGTCTGTgcagcgccgccgcccgcggggacCGCGAGGAGGTGCGGAAGCTCCTGGACGCGGGCGCGGATCCCAACGGGACCAACTCCTTTGGGAGGACCCCGCTCCAG GTGATGATGCTGGGCAGCCCGCGGGTGgccgagctgctgctgcagcgcgGAGCCGACCCCAACCGCCCCGACCCGCGCACCGGATCCCTCCCGGCCCACGACGCGGCCCGCGCTGGCTTCCTGGAGACGCTGGCGGCGCTGCACCGCGCCGGGGCGCGCCTCGACCTGCCCGACGGCCGCGGCCGCCTCCCCCTCGAcgtggcggcgggggggccgcACGGACCGGTGGGCCGCTACCTGCGCCACCCGCcgcccgtccccgccgccgcaCCGGGAGCCGGGACGGCCGCGGTGGCGGCTGCGCCCTGA